In Schizosaccharomyces osmophilus chromosome 2, complete sequence, the following proteins share a genomic window:
- the nab2 gene encoding poly(A) binding protein Nab2, which produces MAAILENQESNAKLHQLVETKLAEYGWAEEAASLTDFIFVMIGNGKDQSQVTEELVDLIGPEFDSNFSQWLFDELRVFDSSREMETSNESGQQYFENPPSVPIEIPQESLPETSTVTGNDTRNELREEKPLQSERVGQKLKSSAVSKQRFNPMAPSFSATKPAVPPAKRFFKHDEEIPLCKYADKCTRSDCVFAHPTPAATPGEGMVLSSKMCSAGRDCKNSDCVEGHPSPAFGTTLPFKGTIPVVCRYNPCLNPSCRFLHPQKSKNMTWTPSATQSMPSTSLSERNFAVEESDEHLHVS; this is translated from the coding sequence ATGGCAGCGATACTGGAAAATCAGGAAAGTAACGCAAAGCTTCATCAGCTTGTGGAAACAAAACTGGCCGAATATGGCTGGGCAGAAGAAGCAGCTTCTTTAACGGACTTCATTTTCGTAATGATTGGAAACGGAAAAGACCAATCACAGGTTACTGAAGAACTTGTGGATTTGATCGGACCCGAATTTGACTCAAATTTTTCTCAGTGGTTATTTGATGAGTTACGAGTGTTTGATTCTTCGCGAGAAATGGAGACATCAAATGAAAGTGGACaacaatattttgaaaacccCCCTTCTGTACCTATAGAGATTCCCCAAGAAAGTTTGCCGGAGACTAGCACAGTTACGGGCAATGATACAAGAAACGAATTGCGTGAAGAAAAACCTCTTCAATCAGAACGCGTTGGTCAAAAGTTAAAAAGCAGCGCTGTTTCAAAGCAGAGATTTAATCCAATGGCTCCTTCCTTTAGTGCAACAAAACCCGCCGTACCGCCTGCGAAACGTTTTTTTAAAcatgatgaagaaatacCTCTCTGTAAATACGCCGATAAATGTACTCGTTCCGATTGTGTTTTTGCTCACCCTACTCCTGCTGCAACTCCTGGTGAAGGAATGGTTCTTAGTAGCAAAATGTGTTCCGCCGGGAGAGACTGTAAAAACTCGGATTGCGTTGAAGGTCATCCATCTCCAGCGTTTGGCACTACCCTTCCCTTCAAAGGAACAATCCCAGTTGTCTGCAGATACAATCCCTGCTTGAATCCTAGTTGTCGCTTTCTTCATCctcaaaaaagcaaaaatatgACATGGACACCTTCTGCTACACAATCAATGCCATCGACTTCTTTGAGCGAACGGAATTTCGCCGTTGAAGAGTCAGACGAACATTTGCATGTATCGTAA